The Halalkalibacter krulwichiae genome has a segment encoding these proteins:
- a CDS encoding DUF1657 domain-containing protein: protein MTVGSQVQGLLISLKSIDATLSSLALKSDEGEAREAFHQGALKTRSVIKEIEKRKGEIEFEEPQYQQ, encoded by the coding sequence ATGACTGTAGGTAGTCAAGTACAAGGTTTGTTAATTTCTTTAAAATCAATTGACGCAACTTTATCATCCCTAGCATTAAAGTCGGATGAGGGAGAAGCTCGTGAGGCATTTCATCAAGGGGCATTAAAAACAAGATCGGTTATAAAAGAAATTGAAAAAAGAAAAGGTGAAATTGAATTTGAAGAACCACAATACCAACAATAA
- a CDS encoding DUF421 domain-containing protein produces MQGWVEVALRSFLGFILFVAIARMFIRKPIGETSQLEFGLIASVAVIFGIGSIQLAIPLSHLLIALFIWAGGTFAILMLSMKNATFRAAIYGKGIPIMKDGKILEDNMKKQHLTSDELLRKLRGKQVFQVADVEFAVLEGNGELNVLVKKEQQPITAKMLDHYVAPIKEPETVIMDGKILHEPLATRGLSEEWLKTELKKSNAIVENVFLAQVDEYGQVTFDLFDDVLQVAKPTELPLLEASIKKAQADLELFALDTEDKQAKKMYSWCAEQMKNVHSLVSPFTKS; encoded by the coding sequence ATGCAAGGGTGGGTTGAGGTTGCACTTCGGAGTTTTCTTGGCTTCATTTTGTTTGTTGCTATCGCGAGGATGTTTATCCGTAAGCCGATCGGTGAGACATCGCAATTAGAATTTGGACTAATCGCCTCAGTCGCCGTTATTTTTGGAATTGGCTCTATTCAATTGGCCATTCCACTCTCTCATTTACTTATAGCCTTGTTCATTTGGGCTGGTGGGACTTTTGCCATTCTCATGCTAAGTATGAAAAATGCAACATTTAGAGCTGCTATATACGGTAAAGGAATTCCGATTATGAAGGACGGTAAGATATTAGAAGATAATATGAAAAAACAGCATTTAACAAGTGATGAACTATTGCGTAAACTTCGCGGAAAACAAGTTTTTCAAGTAGCAGATGTTGAATTTGCCGTTCTAGAAGGGAATGGAGAATTAAATGTTCTAGTAAAGAAAGAACAGCAACCAATTACTGCTAAAATGCTTGACCACTATGTTGCCCCTATTAAAGAACCAGAAACAGTTATTATGGATGGGAAGATTCTACATGAACCTTTAGCTACGCGAGGTCTCAGTGAAGAATGGTTAAAGACAGAACTAAAGAAAAGCAATGCAATTGTTGAAAATGTATTCTTAGCACAGGTTGATGAATACGGACAAGTAACTTTTGATTTATTTGATGATGTTCTCCAAGTTGCAAAACCAACAGAATTGCCACTTCTTGAAGCGAGTATTAAGAAAGCACAGGCTGACTTAGAATTATTTGCTCTTGATACTGAGGATAAACAAGCAAAGAAAATGTATAGTTGGTGTGCAGAGCAAATGAAGAATGTTCATTCACTCGTCTCACCATTTACAAAATCATAG
- a CDS encoding DUF421 domain-containing protein translates to MLLELTNVLARIVTIYPLLLAMTLFMGKRSIGQLPIFDFLIFVTLANVTGADLADPSVEHVHTAFAIVAIAFLQKSVAKLAFKKRKFGKLITFEPIVVIKDGQLLVDNLQSIQFTVDNILQMLRQKNVFDIYEVQLGVIEANGELSVQKKPAKAAPSIEDLGITKKSSGISYPVIIEGEMKEEILKELKISKESLRKRLEDEGIIRLEKIFLCTINGEGDLQLAFTKKDEHYQRIQH, encoded by the coding sequence TTGCTTCTAGAACTAACAAACGTACTTGCGCGCATCGTCACAATTTATCCACTCTTACTCGCTATGACATTGTTTATGGGTAAACGTTCGATCGGACAACTCCCTATTTTTGACTTTTTAATTTTTGTCACACTGGCCAATGTTACAGGTGCGGATTTAGCAGACCCTTCGGTCGAACATGTGCATACTGCTTTCGCCATTGTGGCTATCGCTTTTTTGCAGAAATCTGTAGCAAAACTAGCCTTTAAAAAAAGAAAGTTCGGCAAATTGATTACGTTTGAACCAATTGTGGTTATCAAAGATGGACAATTATTAGTTGATAATCTTCAAAGTATTCAATTTACAGTAGATAATATTTTGCAAATGCTTCGTCAAAAAAATGTCTTTGATATTTATGAAGTACAACTAGGTGTTATTGAAGCAAATGGAGAATTAAGCGTCCAAAAGAAACCTGCAAAAGCAGCACCTAGCATTGAGGACTTAGGAATTACGAAAAAATCAAGTGGGATATCCTATCCTGTTATTATTGAGGGTGAAATGAAAGAGGAAATCTTAAAAGAGTTGAAAATTAGCAAAGAATCCCTTCGAAAGCGTCTAGAAGACGAAGGGATTATTAGATTGGAAAAGATCTTTCTTTGTACAATAAATGGTGAAGGAGATCTACAACTTGCCTTCACAAAAAAAGACGAACACTATCAACGAATTCAGCACTGA
- a CDS encoding D-alanyl-D-alanine carboxypeptidase family protein, translating to MGKKLALILLAFLLIVTAVPLYAAAEQRNFSVSAQAAVLIEQESGRILYGKNQDTPLRIASITKIMTAVLAIESGKMDEMVKVSSNAEGTEGSSIYLRAGEKIKLEDLVYGLMLRSGNDSAVAIAEHVGGSLEGFVYMMNEKAQELGMSNTMFQNPHGLDDHEDHFSTAYDMALLTQYAMELEQYQTISATKSHRVDGEQIRVWRNKNRLLTELYKYSTGGKTGYTKRAKRTLVSTAEKNGTELIAVTLNAPSDWHDHMNLFNWAFQSYSMETLVEEGVMKEIEDAFYKDNVYAPYSFEFPLTNVEREALTKEITLYKPPADKRSAEFIPPQPVGKVEIKINNDVIGQVPLLFDPPEVEEKRSFWKKFLDIFSFTIGVRSSD from the coding sequence ATGGGGAAAAAACTGGCACTTATACTATTGGCATTCTTACTTATTGTGACGGCTGTACCATTGTATGCTGCTGCAGAGCAGCGTAATTTCTCTGTTTCTGCTCAAGCAGCTGTCTTAATTGAGCAGGAGTCAGGAAGAATCTTATATGGGAAAAATCAAGATACACCTTTAAGAATTGCAAGTATTACAAAAATCATGACAGCGGTTTTAGCAATTGAATCGGGTAAAATGGATGAGATGGTTAAAGTCTCTTCAAACGCAGAAGGAACTGAGGGTTCTTCGATTTACTTAAGAGCTGGAGAAAAAATAAAACTTGAAGATTTAGTGTATGGCTTAATGCTACGCAGTGGAAATGACTCGGCTGTTGCGATTGCGGAGCATGTTGGAGGCAGTTTAGAAGGCTTTGTTTATATGATGAATGAAAAAGCTCAAGAACTTGGGATGAGTAATACGATGTTTCAAAACCCTCATGGACTAGACGATCATGAAGATCACTTTTCAACAGCTTATGATATGGCTTTATTAACACAATACGCTATGGAACTAGAGCAGTATCAAACCATTTCAGCAACCAAAAGTCACCGAGTTGATGGGGAACAAATACGTGTTTGGAGAAACAAAAACCGTTTGTTAACAGAGTTATATAAGTATTCAACTGGCGGTAAGACAGGTTATACGAAACGTGCTAAACGAACTCTTGTTTCAACAGCGGAAAAGAACGGTACCGAATTAATAGCGGTAACCTTAAATGCACCAAGTGACTGGCATGATCATATGAATTTATTTAATTGGGCTTTTCAATCATATTCTATGGAAACGCTAGTTGAAGAAGGAGTTATGAAAGAGATAGAAGATGCATTTTATAAGGATAATGTGTATGCACCCTATTCATTTGAATTTCCCTTAACGAATGTAGAACGAGAAGCGTTAACAAAAGAAATTACATTATATAAGCCACCTGCTGATAAACGATCAGCTGAATTCATTCCTCCACAGCCAGTCGGAAAAGTAGAAATAAAAATTAATAATGATGTAATTGGTCAAGTACCCCTTTTATTTGATCCTCCAGAAGTCGAAGAGAAAAGAAGTTTCTGGAAAAAGTTTCTAGACATTTTTTCCTTCACTATTGGGGTGAGAAGCAGTGATTAA
- a CDS encoding nucleoside recognition domain-containing protein — translation MINKIWVAMLVIGIIFGAVNGRMEEVNEAIFAGAKDAVTICLGLISILVFWLGLMRIAQEGGLLDLLAKLMRPIATRIFPEVPPNHPAMGYILSNMTANLFGLGNAATPMGIKAMQQLKDLNGGSDSASRSMITLLAINTASITLIPTTVISIRMSYGSVSPTEIVGTTLIATTCSTLGALLIDRYFYYRRIRKGRA, via the coding sequence GTGATTAATAAAATTTGGGTTGCGATGCTCGTCATTGGAATCATTTTTGGAGCAGTAAACGGGAGGATGGAAGAAGTTAATGAGGCGATTTTTGCAGGCGCTAAGGATGCTGTAACAATTTGCCTCGGGTTGATTAGTATACTTGTATTTTGGCTTGGCTTGATGAGGATTGCTCAAGAAGGAGGGCTTTTGGATTTACTAGCTAAATTAATGCGCCCAATTGCGACTAGAATATTTCCGGAGGTTCCACCCAATCACCCTGCAATGGGTTATATTTTATCAAATATGACTGCAAATTTATTTGGCCTTGGTAACGCAGCAACTCCGATGGGGATCAAAGCCATGCAACAGCTTAAGGATTTAAATGGAGGAAGTGATTCTGCTAGTAGGTCTATGATTACATTGCTAGCAATTAATACTGCTAGTATTACACTAATACCTACAACGGTCATTTCGATCAGAATGAGTTACGGATCCGTTTCTCCGACAGAAATCGTCGGGACCACTCTTATCGCAACAACCTGCTCGACACTCGGAGCGTTACTGATCGACCGATATTTTTATTACAGACGTATTAGAAAGGGGCGAGCCTAG
- a CDS encoding spore maturation protein encodes MGWITVISIWFIPVLIAFVLMYGTYKQVPTYETFVEGAKEGFGMAVSIIPYLVGMLVAISVFRASGAMDFIINLMKPVLQAIGIPSEIVPLAMIRPISGTGALGMTSDLIATHGPDSFIGRLASTMQGSTDTTFYVLTVYFGAVGIKKMGDALKVGLLADVVGIIASILIVTYVFGM; translated from the coding sequence ATGGGATGGATCACCGTTATTTCGATTTGGTTCATACCAGTCTTGATTGCCTTTGTTCTTATGTATGGAACGTATAAACAAGTGCCGACGTACGAGACGTTTGTGGAGGGAGCAAAAGAAGGTTTTGGAATGGCTGTATCTATCATTCCATATCTAGTTGGGATGCTTGTTGCGATTTCAGTTTTCCGAGCATCAGGTGCAATGGACTTCATAATTAATCTAATGAAACCTGTATTACAAGCTATTGGTATTCCCTCAGAAATTGTCCCTTTAGCGATGATACGCCCCATTTCAGGAACCGGTGCTCTTGGAATGACGTCAGATTTAATCGCAACTCACGGACCTGATTCATTTATAGGAAGGTTAGCTTCTACGATGCAAGGAAGTACGGACACTACCTTTTATGTTTTGACCGTCTATTTTGGCGCTGTTGGAATTAAAAAGATGGGAGATGCACTTAAAGTAGGATTACTTGCAGACGTTGTTGGAATTATAGCTTCCATTTTAATTGTGACATATGTCTTTGGAATGTAA
- a CDS encoding pseudouridine synthase: MERLQKVIAQAGITSRRKAEQLIIEGKVKVNGKVVRELGVKVTPNKDEIEVEGVPIDREEPVYYLLYKPSGVISSVSDDKGRTVVTDFLEIEQRVFPVGRLDYDTSGAILLTNDGEFANVLMHPKYKVEKVYVAKVKGIPSREKLKELQNGIKLEDGMTAPAKVKMMSLDKKKNTAIIRIVIHEGRNRQVRRMFEAIDHPVIKLKREQYSFLTLKGLNPGDARQLKPIEVKHLKELAVTKPS, translated from the coding sequence ATGGAACGGTTACAAAAAGTAATTGCCCAAGCTGGGATTACATCTAGGCGAAAGGCAGAACAACTTATTATTGAAGGCAAAGTAAAGGTAAATGGAAAAGTAGTACGTGAACTTGGGGTGAAAGTAACGCCAAATAAAGACGAGATTGAAGTAGAAGGCGTTCCGATTGACCGTGAAGAGCCAGTTTATTATTTGCTCTATAAGCCAAGTGGAGTTATCTCTAGTGTGAGTGACGATAAGGGAAGGACCGTTGTAACAGATTTTCTGGAAATTGAACAAAGGGTATTTCCTGTAGGTCGTCTAGATTATGACACATCAGGAGCTATTCTACTGACAAATGATGGTGAATTTGCGAATGTGCTCATGCATCCAAAATACAAGGTTGAAAAAGTGTATGTCGCAAAAGTGAAGGGAATTCCATCAAGAGAAAAGTTGAAGGAACTTCAAAATGGTATAAAGCTCGAAGATGGGATGACTGCTCCAGCAAAAGTCAAGATGATGTCGCTAGATAAAAAGAAAAATACGGCGATTATTCGAATTGTTATTCATGAAGGAAGAAATCGTCAAGTAAGAAGAATGTTTGAAGCAATTGATCACCCCGTTATTAAACTAAAGAGAGAACAATACAGCTTCCTTACTTTAAAAGGTTTAAATCCAGGTGATGCGAGGCAGTTAAAGCCGATTGAAGTTAAGCATTTAAAAGAATTAGCTGTCACGAAACCGTCATAA
- the resA gene encoding thiol-disulfide oxidoreductase ResA, giving the protein MKQKRLIMRSSILAIIAIALAYTFYSNFIADRSVAKAGELSVNFVLNDLEGQRIELEDLKGKGVFLNFWGTYCPPCVKEMPIMEDLYNEYQEKGVEIIAVNAAEPSLTVERFVDRHGLTFPIAIDKGRDVIDAYGISPLPTTILIDEHGTIVRVHQGGMTDQMVRDFMEEIKPGT; this is encoded by the coding sequence TTGAAACAAAAACGTTTAATCATGCGTTCAAGTATTCTGGCTATTATCGCAATTGCACTTGCCTATACGTTTTATTCAAATTTCATAGCTGATCGAAGTGTTGCCAAAGCTGGTGAGTTATCGGTTAATTTTGTATTGAATGACTTAGAAGGTCAACGTATTGAGCTAGAGGATTTAAAAGGAAAAGGTGTCTTTTTGAACTTTTGGGGAACCTATTGTCCTCCATGTGTTAAAGAAATGCCAATAATGGAAGATCTATACAACGAGTATCAAGAGAAGGGTGTAGAAATCATTGCGGTAAATGCAGCTGAGCCTTCACTGACAGTTGAGCGCTTTGTTGATCGACATGGGCTAACTTTTCCAATTGCGATTGATAAAGGAAGAGATGTTATTGACGCATATGGAATTTCGCCGTTACCGACTACAATTCTGATCGATGAACATGGTACGATCGTACGTGTTCATCAAGGTGGCATGACAGATCAAATGGTTAGAGATTTCATGGAAGAGATTAAACCCGGAACATAA
- the ccsB gene encoding c-type cytochrome biogenesis protein CcsB, giving the protein MGAISGNLLFIAFFLYLAATIAFTVSITGKKWRNKQGEMKGNRWGFFGFIFAILGSLVSIGYFITRWIHAGHAPVSNMFEYMTFLGISIGIAFVIIYAIYRSNYLGLFTMPIVMLIIAYASMFPGEVAPLIPALQSNWLKIHVITTALGQGILAIGFAAGLVYLIRTIDFTKRNKQTIALELVMYSLISLVGFILIGTIFNAMNYQATFAYVNENGLDSEMVYNLPALVGPNEGQLLTEDRMSPFFNAPAIIVANDLNTVIWSLLSGVIIYWLLRLILRKRIGGAIQPILKGVSPQAVDEVSYRAIAIGFPIFTLGGLIFAMIWAQIAWTRFWGWDPKEVWALITFLFYAAYLHLRLSKGWHGEKSAWLCVIGFAIIMFNLVFVNLVIAGLHSYAL; this is encoded by the coding sequence ATGGGAGCAATAAGTGGGAATTTATTGTTTATTGCTTTTTTCCTTTATCTTGCTGCAACAATTGCTTTTACAGTATCGATTACAGGAAAGAAGTGGCGAAACAAGCAAGGAGAAATGAAAGGAAACCGTTGGGGATTTTTCGGTTTTATTTTTGCGATCTTAGGTTCTTTAGTCTCTATCGGTTATTTTATTACGCGTTGGATTCATGCAGGACATGCACCAGTAAGTAACATGTTTGAGTATATGACATTTTTAGGTATTTCTATTGGGATTGCTTTTGTTATTATTTATGCAATATATCGCTCTAATTATCTAGGATTGTTCACAATGCCTATCGTCATGTTAATTATCGCTTATGCATCTATGTTCCCTGGTGAGGTAGCACCTTTAATTCCTGCCTTACAGAGTAACTGGTTAAAAATACACGTAATTACAACGGCGCTTGGCCAAGGAATTTTGGCGATTGGATTTGCAGCTGGATTGGTTTATTTAATTCGGACAATCGATTTCACGAAAAGAAATAAGCAAACAATTGCTCTTGAGCTTGTAATGTATTCGTTAATAAGCTTAGTTGGGTTTATTTTAATTGGTACTATCTTTAATGCGATGAATTATCAAGCAACATTTGCTTACGTTAATGAAAATGGACTAGACTCAGAAATGGTTTACAATTTGCCTGCATTAGTTGGTCCGAATGAAGGACAATTATTAACGGAAGATCGGATGTCGCCGTTTTTTAATGCACCAGCCATTATTGTAGCAAATGATCTTAATACAGTAATTTGGTCTTTATTATCAGGTGTTATCATTTATTGGTTATTACGATTAATCTTACGTAAACGAATTGGAGGCGCGATTCAACCTATCCTTAAAGGAGTAAGTCCTCAAGCTGTTGATGAAGTTAGTTATCGTGCCATTGCTATTGGTTTTCCAATCTTTACTCTTGGCGGACTTATCTTTGCAATGATTTGGGCACAAATTGCTTGGACAAGGTTCTGGGGATGGGATCCAAAAGAAGTTTGGGCCTTAATTACGTTTTTATTCTATGCAGCCTATTTACATTTGCGTTTGTCAAAAGGTTGGCACGGAGAGAAATCAGCATGGTTATGTGTAATAGGATTTGCTATTATCATGTTTAATTTAGTATTTGTAAATCTTGTTATTGCGGGTTTACACTCGTACGCTTTATGA
- a CDS encoding response regulator transcription factor translates to MEKEARILVVDDEDRIRRLLKMYLERENYEVEEAENGEQALDKALAEEFDLILLDIMMPGMDGIEVCQELRKTKATPVMMLTAKGEEANRVQGFEVGTDDYIVKPFSPREVVLRVKALLRRSSTTKFLHTDTQAKDVLVFQHLMIDNDAHRVTVSDQEISLTPKEYELLHYLAQSPDKVFSREQLLKDVWNYDFFGDLRTVDTHIKRLREKLNKISPEAASMISTVWGIGYKFEAVK, encoded by the coding sequence ATGGAAAAAGAAGCGCGTATTTTAGTCGTTGATGACGAAGATCGTATTAGAAGATTATTAAAAATGTATTTAGAACGTGAAAATTATGAAGTAGAAGAAGCAGAAAATGGAGAACAAGCGCTGGATAAAGCGTTAGCTGAAGAGTTTGACTTAATTTTATTAGATATCATGATGCCAGGCATGGACGGTATTGAAGTCTGTCAAGAACTTCGAAAAACAAAAGCAACACCTGTTATGATGTTAACAGCAAAGGGAGAAGAAGCCAACCGTGTGCAAGGGTTTGAAGTAGGTACAGATGATTATATCGTTAAACCATTTAGTCCGAGAGAGGTGGTTTTACGAGTAAAAGCTTTGTTACGTCGTTCTTCCACGACAAAATTTTTGCATACGGATACACAAGCTAAAGATGTTTTAGTTTTCCAACATCTAATGATCGATAACGATGCACACCGAGTTACTGTTTCAGATCAAGAAATTAGTTTAACTCCGAAAGAATACGAGTTGCTGCATTATTTAGCGCAATCTCCAGATAAAGTGTTTTCACGTGAACAATTATTAAAGGATGTATGGAATTATGATTTCTTTGGTGATTTGCGTACAGTCGATACACATATAAAACGTCTGCGTGAAAAGTTAAATAAAATCTCACCTGAAGCTGCCTCGATGATTTCAACTGTTTGGGGTATTGGCTATAAGTTTGAGGCCGTGAAGTAA
- the metE gene encoding 5-methyltetrahydropteroyltriglutamate--homocysteine S-methyltransferase produces MNSLTSSNLGYPRIGEKREWKKTLEAFWKGKITEASFEKVMKSYRLQYLNNQIERNLDYIPVGDFSLYDHVLDTAVMFGLVPDRFQYQGGKVPLSTYFAMARGTDNAHACEMTKWFDTNYHYIVPELKGLTPKLVENKPLQAFLEAKTELNVIGKPVILGPFTFLKLSKGFDQSEFADRLNQLASVYIQLLQELKEAGATFVQIDEPSLVTDISEEEMSLFTSVYHFITDQVPDLDIIVQTYFEAVTHYDAVVNLPVKGIGLDFVAGFETNFAAITKHGFPKDKILAAGIIDGRNIWKSNLEEKLTFIKELSTFVDVERLLIQPSSSLLHVPVSLTHETTLDRTLKNALAFSHEKLEEINMLKKAITVPSAEHLRAIQAHTQSFTELTNSNWRKKVERNPLATERAATFNERHKLQKKKWKLPLLPTTTIGSFPQTSEIRQARARWRRNELSNEAYDALIKAEIKKWIEIQEKIGLDVFVHGEFERNDMVEFFGEKLAGFAFSKNGWVQSYGSRCVKPPIIFGNVLFVEPMTVNETLYAQSLTEKPVKGMLTGPVTILNWSFVRDDIPKKEVAFQIAEALLKEVKLLESAGITMIQVDEPALREGLPLKKTQHNEYLTWAVEAFRMSTSQIDHSTQIHTHMCYCDFNDIIDSIRALDADVISIETSRSHAELISAFEHRQYDKGIGLGVYDIHSPRIPKEEEMVTIIQRALTVLPPSLFWVNPDCGLKTRTEQETVAALSNMVQSAKKARTMVAITNS; encoded by the coding sequence ATGAATTCACTAACTAGCAGCAATCTAGGATACCCAAGAATAGGCGAAAAAAGAGAATGGAAAAAAACTCTTGAGGCCTTTTGGAAAGGAAAAATAACAGAAGCGTCGTTTGAAAAAGTCATGAAGAGCTACCGTTTACAATATCTAAATAATCAAATCGAAAGAAATCTTGATTATATCCCTGTCGGAGACTTTTCACTTTACGATCATGTTCTTGATACAGCAGTAATGTTTGGTTTAGTACCAGACCGTTTTCAATACCAAGGGGGTAAAGTACCTTTATCTACATATTTTGCCATGGCACGAGGAACGGATAATGCTCATGCTTGCGAGATGACTAAATGGTTTGACACAAACTATCATTACATTGTTCCAGAGCTAAAAGGTTTAACACCAAAACTTGTTGAAAATAAACCACTACAAGCATTTTTAGAGGCTAAAACTGAGCTAAATGTAATAGGTAAACCTGTGATCCTTGGTCCTTTCACATTTTTAAAATTATCTAAAGGTTTTGACCAATCCGAGTTTGCTGATCGGTTAAATCAATTGGCTTCGGTTTATATTCAATTATTGCAAGAACTTAAAGAAGCAGGAGCTACATTCGTACAAATCGATGAACCAAGCTTAGTAACAGATATCAGTGAAGAGGAAATGAGTTTATTTACCTCTGTCTATCACTTCATAACTGATCAAGTTCCTGATTTAGACATTATCGTTCAAACGTATTTTGAAGCGGTGACACATTACGATGCAGTAGTGAACTTACCTGTTAAAGGAATTGGATTGGATTTTGTCGCTGGTTTTGAAACGAACTTCGCCGCTATTACCAAACACGGGTTCCCAAAAGACAAAATCCTTGCTGCTGGTATTATTGATGGTCGCAACATTTGGAAAAGTAATCTAGAAGAAAAACTAACCTTTATCAAGGAATTGAGTACTTTTGTCGATGTAGAACGATTACTGATTCAACCTTCATCAAGTTTGCTGCATGTTCCTGTAAGCTTGACTCATGAAACTACACTTGATCGTACTTTAAAAAATGCACTAGCATTTAGTCATGAGAAATTGGAAGAAATAAATATGTTAAAAAAGGCGATCACTGTCCCTAGTGCGGAACACCTACGTGCCATTCAAGCCCATACTCAATCTTTTACAGAACTAACAAACTCAAATTGGCGAAAAAAGGTTGAAAGAAACCCATTAGCGACAGAACGGGCAGCAACTTTTAATGAACGTCATAAACTACAGAAGAAGAAATGGAAGTTGCCTTTACTCCCAACAACTACAATTGGAAGTTTTCCACAGACAAGTGAAATTCGCCAAGCTCGCGCAAGGTGGAGAAGAAATGAACTTTCAAATGAAGCTTACGATGCACTTATTAAAGCCGAAATTAAAAAATGGATTGAGATTCAAGAAAAAATTGGATTAGATGTCTTTGTTCATGGAGAGTTTGAACGAAATGATATGGTAGAATTTTTTGGTGAGAAACTAGCTGGTTTTGCTTTTTCAAAAAACGGTTGGGTTCAATCATATGGTTCGCGTTGTGTAAAGCCACCGATTATTTTCGGAAATGTGCTATTTGTTGAACCGATGACAGTCAATGAAACACTTTATGCCCAATCACTTACTGAAAAGCCAGTTAAAGGAATGTTAACAGGTCCAGTAACGATCTTAAATTGGTCATTCGTTCGAGATGACATCCCTAAAAAAGAGGTTGCTTTTCAAATCGCTGAAGCATTATTAAAAGAAGTAAAGCTTTTGGAGAGTGCTGGGATAACAATGATTCAAGTAGATGAACCAGCTTTACGAGAAGGGCTTCCATTGAAAAAAACGCAACATAATGAATATTTAACGTGGGCCGTCGAAGCGTTCCGTATGTCCACATCACAAATTGATCATTCAACACAGATTCATACACATATGTGTTATTGCGATTTTAACGATATCATTGATTCTATTCGTGCACTTGATGCCGATGTGATTTCTATTGAGACATCTAGAAGTCATGCTGAATTGATCTCTGCTTTTGAACATAGACAGTATGACAAAGGAATCGGATTAGGTGTATACGACATTCACAGTCCAAGAATTCCAAAAGAAGAAGAAATGGTGACTATTATTCAACGAGCTCTAACAGTTCTTCCACCATCTCTCTTCTGGGTTAATCCTGATTGTGGATTAAAAACACGAACGGAACAAGAAACCGTGGCAGCTCTATCAAATATGGTTCAATCAGCAAAGAAAGCGAGAACAATGGTAGCTATTACAAATTCGTAA